From the genome of Amyelois transitella isolate CPQ chromosome 29, ilAmyTran1.1, whole genome shotgun sequence:
aaaaactaacaagTAGCATTATTGTGAAAAGCATTCTGCGATTAATATggagtaaaataagtatagcatggataaatttaaaagacttACACAAtgtatctcaagtttattaaatcTGACCTATTGATTTTTCTGTGCTAGATTACTTACATTACTTAATGGTACAAATGTTAAACTGTGTCTAATAGAACATTTTGTTTGAAGATACTAAGGagaattacaaataaacaggCAAATTAATACGATTCCAATAAGAAATGTTTGAAGGAAATAATGATTATCAAATTGTCTAGCACAAATTAGATTTTTAGACACCATTAATAACCTTGGAGATGTCGAGTGTTAGCTAATGAAGTGAAACAATAGTAAAATATGCCTTGAAACTGAATTGTTTGCATTATAAAGAGATAACAAGTATTATAATGTTTTGCCATGAAAATGAATTGaacttatgtatttaaaacgtACCTAGAGCTCACAAGGCCGACAAATCTGCTGACTTataacacacacacaaattTTAGTTCATATGGGTAAATCATTTATCAAGATATACGaagactttattatttaaatcattaattcTCGTGAAACCAATTATTTACGATCTTCGATTTACGATTACCAATACCAAGCTGTCAGCTGTGACAGCTACTATAATGTCAGTGTCACATGACTTTTTCTGTCAGCTATTttcgttataaatataaaataatggcCCTCCAAATGTCTATCACGCATGGTACCTAAGTGGCATTAAAAAAAGGCGCGGGAATTTCGTAACAACTGGCGGTCTTTATTTCGAgcaaacttaaaatatttttaaataacctgGTCTGGTCGTAAATACATCctattttgtacatattctcgtaatttacaattttgcaTAGTGTGTTTTGTATATAGTATGGCTGAAGTCGGGGTAAGTTTTTACCTACCTTTTCTGTGATGGACGGCAAGAAGAGAAAAAAGGAGCAAGACTCCGAATTGCCttgtagatattttaaaaaaaggtcaacaaatttaaaataagcttTGAATAGCATACCTAACTtggtatgtatttgtaaaattgagtttacaatgtttttttctcaattctatttgccgatttttttataattttttattatttgtgtagAATAACTACCTATTTCTCAGTAAATatgactttatttaataaaattatacagtaGGTATAACTTTAGCATGTGAAATATTCCTTTTATGATAAAAGGTGTCAAAACTAATGTGGAGGTTGTATATACACCTGGAAATCACGAATGacataaatcattattttattaacttggcATTCGAACATTTTGAGTGGATGCAaggacatatttttatattcatttcatAATGACTGATAAAAAACTACCATCGTCGACGAAGTTGCGGTCGAAATCCAATGTTAAGGATGAAAAGCAAGTCGAATTAGCTGCTAAAATAGATGAGACTGACGAAATGAAGTTGAAAATGCTCGCCGCACTTGACAAGCCTGAGCCCGACGATGTTCTGTATCCGCCAGAATTAAATGCTCATCTAATCGAGCAGTTAAAGGTAcactaaataaatgataacaaCATATTTTAACACTATAACGCATTTACGAGCTTCGTAATATGGTTAAAGCAAGGGAAACCTGTTATTGTCAGAAACATTATAATTACCGTGTGTGATGCTGtaggttatattttaaaaataggagAAGACCGAAAAAGAAATGGATGGATGGCGTATaggatagtatgaggagaaaggTAGTAACTtgtgagatggcaattgacagaagtaattggaaaaactaacatactgtgccgaccccacgtagaaagtgggaaaaggtaacgacgaagaagCAGAAGGGTGAATTGCGCAAGCACAAGAATTACACGGCAAACGTGAAAACGGTAGTGAGGAATGGTGCTTTatgatttttcatatttttccttaATGAAGTTTGTACTCCTCTACCAtggcaaaaaaaatcatcGAGTTACGGCATCTATTACATGccaaaaaaaatgacaaagtgTCACTTTATCATGACGGTGACCTGTCCCGCACCCAATTTTGCTCATAAAATATCTTATCCTGCaaatacgatattttttttggattgAAATCGATTTTAGTTTcatttaataatgtatttcctatcaacaaaaactatttttgtttgtttatcttCCTTCTCATAGATTTGACAGGCATTCAACTTTTGTCccgaaaaaaattatcatttcaaAGGACATTAAGTTTTAGCAGTAAAACTCCGTCAATATTGCGTTGTTGCGCCCCCCTTACCTTTCCTCGCCTCAGATTAGTCCGGCTTGAGCTCTCGGCGCCTATGCACGCGTTACAACGTGTTGTGATTTCCCGCCAAAAAAGTAAGTGTATCATTTCTGTGATATGGggtcaaaaaaaatttcatttcggTAGCTGTTATAACTTGTGttacattaatttgatttatttcaaaattgtgCATTAAATACGCTGTAAGTATGGTTTTGtttaaatagttttgaaattttgatacAGACATTATTTCAGAGTTATTGTCAAATTGACATCTGTTTTATCATCTCAGTGTTATCATTTCAGCGGATTCGGTGGACTGTAATACTGATAACAGTCCACCGGAATGAAATGTATCTCCGAAATGATAAATCCGTTAAAAGTTTTAGAGATCCtcgagatatttttttaaacttacctTGCTAGATACTTTTAtgtgtaggtaggtagtcGTTTCGCGAAAAAACACAATCTTTTATAATCCATATATCAATCATACCTATATtgatgaattttaaaaaaaaaaacactcatTAGATCAGTTTATTGATTAGTTCagatctacatatattttaattttatgatgttgtatttttaacatCATTGAACTTCTCCATTGCGAGAGAGCTAATGTAAATGCATGGTATATTTGAAGGTATATTAGGGAAACTAGGTATGTACAGCGTGTATATGTTTTTGTGTGTGAAAGTAAGTAAAAAGGAActgtgtttctttttattttaggatGCCTCGGCCAAGAACACAGACTAGAGAAGAAAGGTTAGAAAAAAGAAGGTTGTACgaaagaaggagaaaagaaagaataaagaGCAATGCAGAGACACGCGAAGAGTTTCTGAAAAAAGATAGAGAAAGATATGCAAGAAAGAAAGCAGCAGGATTAATTGTTTCAAGGCATCAAATGAACAAGACCAAATTAAGAAACTTAAGAAGAAGAAACAACATAAGTGCTGCCGCTTATtaccaaagaaaaaaaaaaagagccACTACGGCTCCTACGGCTACTCGTGCAAACTCTCTAGTTGGAACAGTTCAAGATCATCCAGAACAATCTTCAACAAATCAAATTGGTGAGGATATTAATAATCCTGGACTCAGCACTTCCTGTCAAGATTCACCTTCTTCGACTGCAAGACCTGCCCGTTGCAATACTTTGAGGCACAGCTTACGATTGAACAGTAGAAGTAGCATCAGTACGAATATCCAACCTCAACATACAGCGACTACAACCTCTCGTCCTATATACACAAGCAGTCCACGACAAACCCCGCTCTCAAGGCATCGAAATTTTGTAGACAATAATAATCCTGGTCCAAGTACTTCACGACAAGACTACCCATCTTCATCTCTAAGACCTACTCGTTGCAGCATGATACGGCGCTGCTTGCGGATGAACAGTGATAGTTCCGTCAGTTCCGATGTTCAACATCATATTTACGACAACGTAGTAACTACCACTCCTTGTGTACTACCAAGTAGCGCACAACGAATACCATCTCCATCAAATCTGAGTAGTATTGAGTCAACACTTTGCCCCAACAGCCCTGTGTCAGAATCGTCAATTACATCTGTAGAATTAAGGCGAGCGCTTAAAGATAAATTCCGCATATATCAAAGAACTAAAAATAAGCTAATAAcagaattacaaaataaattattacaggTCTCTCGGGAAAAAGAAATGCTCAAAAAAAGGTGTAATAGACTACAAAGCagttatataaatttgaaaaaaaatacgcaaaaagtagaaaaaaaaacagaagtaGTTATTAAATctgataagaaaaaaaaacaatatctcACGAGGGTTGTAACATTTTTAGAAGACGATGAAAATTCAACAATTTGTCCTGGCAAAAATGACACTATATCAAGACATggcttaaaaaaacaaaagagacTAATGACAGACacacttaaaaatttacacttgAAATATCTAAAATCAGGCGAACCACCGATAAGCTATTCaacattttcaagactgaaacCTTTCTGGATTATTCAACCAAATGTGAATGCACGAAACACATGTTTATGTGAAAAGcatgaaaatatgaaactttTGATTGAATCGATGAAAAGAAATCGCCTGATCAAAGAAAACACAATATCCGACGTTTTAAACAGCCTATGTTGTAGTAAAGATAACATCGATTGTCTGCAAAGAACATGCTCGAACTGTAAAAGTAGACTCATTGATTACCAAGAGTTTGATAATGGAGTACACGTAACGTATTGGAATTGGGAGAAGAACAAAAGTACATACACCAAAAATAGTGTAGAGAAATCTGCTATTAAAGTTGAAAAGGTAAGACACTGGGTAAAACCTCTAGAtctgattaaaaaatttgaaaacagCCTGAAAGCATTCCTTCAACATtgccttaataataaaaaccaaaaCCAAGCTTTTAAgactttaaaagaaaatatgactACAGAAGACTGCATTATACAAATAGATTTTAGTGAAAATTATACCACTAAATATGGATCCGAAATTCAGTCTCTTCATTTTGGTGGCAGCAGAAAACAATTTACGTTACACActgctgtaatttattttaaactgaacAATGAAACTTGCAAAACTCAATCTTTTTGTACTGTAAGTACATCATTAAGGCATGATGCTGCAGCAGTCTGGGCGCATCTTGTTCCTATTTTGcgtgaaattgaaataactgCGCCTCTAGTCCGCAatctttacattatttctGACTCTCCGTCTGCCCAATACCggaataaaaagatattatacataatatcacaACTGTCTTCCTATTGTCCAATGCTGACCCACATAGTATGGAACTATTGCGAGTGCGGCCATGGAAAAAGCGCAGCAGACGGAGTGGGTGGGGTGTTAAAGAGAACGCTGGATAAACAGGTCGCATATCAACATGATATTACCAATATTGAAGTACTAGTACAAAACTTAAAGTCTTTTGTTCAAGGCGTGAAAATCGAAGTAGTTGAAGATTATCAAATAACAGAAAAAGACTGGCTTTTGCCCAAAGACTTGAAAACGTTTGCGGGAACTATGAAAGTTCACCAAGTGGTTTGGTCTAAAGAGTCGGGGAACCGTTTGGCACTTCGTCATCTATCCTGTGTTGAAAGAGAATGCCTAAATAAAATCGTAATGTGCCCTCACGGCAAACATTTAGGTTTTCATGATTTAACTGAGACTCAATTACCTACTTTTGTAAATACTACAAATATGGCACAGCTGCGTCCAATACAACTAACAGAGAAGTTGGTACTACGTCCCAAACCATCCAAAGAAAAGAAACATCCAAAGAAAAGAAGTAGTATTATAACTGAACTATCAATACACTCGATCCAAAACATTGACATATCAGTTCTTAAGCCCTCAACATCCAAATCTCCCGTTGGAATGAATAATCAAAAAGAAGAAACTGGACAGGAATCATCAATGATCCCCAAATCACTACTGGAAAAGTATGAAAACTTCATTGAATTCAACACTCCCTCGTGTTCATTTTTTGATAACCCTGATACTGCATTACTTGAAAAGTATGAACAAAGTAACAGTGACAGTGAACAGGAAATCAAAACTAAAGTCAAGAGGAGACCAGTAAAAAGATTATCATCGTCTTCATCGACTTcagatttgaatatttttgattgaactgttgatttgattttttaaagtaagtagTTATTCGTTGGTttcgttttttgtttttttaagtactCGACTTGTTTAATGCACGAATGAGCCTGATTTCAAATGCATATTCCCACTTAAATACAAGCTTGCTAATGTGTGGGCTATCTTTCTTAAAGTGTGGTAAAACTTGTAGCAACCCATTGGATCATTCGTGCGTGAATATTTATACTTGTGATATTTGCTATGTTCCTATTAAGTAGTAAGTTAAACTAATGGAGAATTAtagtatacttaattataatgaagAAGTGTTATCatgtgataataaaaaaaaaaacatttgtttacTATATATCTAGTTAAGAaccaatatatacatatttaaagtcATAAAAAGAGGCTGATTAGCGAATTAGAGACATAAGTTACATCtacgtacctacttaaaaatactgttttattaaGGCTTATAGTTTgcaataataagtatttaggcagaaaaaaactgcattcctttttttttattagatactaTACTGTATTGTTATTAGTGATTTAAGATAACGTGATCTCAATTAAAAGGGTTTTAAAGTACTTAGCTCGTCTGATATAATTAGATGTTTTATAATGTttcttatcaaaaaatataagagttgatttgtttaatatagaagttttacttataaaatactaaatcCCACTTATCACCTTTAACTACTTGCTACATTTGACCGGGTTAAGAGTCACGAGGGTACGTATCTGCCTTATTCCGTAAAGAAACTGTTAATTCGATGAACTCTCCAGTGTGTAacctttctgttttttttttaattttaacttcttataacatttttatacctAAACGAAGTTCTTTACCTGCTCCATATTTTGGTGTTAAGGCGCTGTGGCAAGCAAAACTAGCgccaccaatgaaaaaaaaaatcatatctcAGTAAGTAATGAatatcaaaaatgtacaacacccgaatactaaattaatacgcgctttattttttaaacatactaGGAAAACTGTATGTCATTGTTTTGAGCAACAGTTTTCATCAAAGGAAAAAACGGCCGCTTTTAGCAATAATGCTTTTTGTTTCTCAACACAATGAAACAaagttttcttattatttctaaaaaacaaTGCATAATATGATTATAATACTTTAGTGTTCGGgtgttgtacatttttgatatTCGTACTAGTTActgacatattattttttttcattggcaGCACTAGTTTTGCTTGCCACAACGCCTTAATGCaggtagtaaaataaatattagcaCGCTTTTATTATGGTCGAGCTGTAGGTAACTAAGTGTGTAATAAAATCTAAGAAGCTTAATTATAGCAAACttcattatttactaaaaatatcaCAGTTACTAaaatgactttaaaaaaaattaaacgtgCCTAAAATTAGTCACAGTTATTTGAGTAAAGAAACAATGAGAATAGTCTCAAAGAAAGATATTATAACAACAACTAACTGTATCTTCTTTAACTAAGAATATGAAAACcgaacttaaaatattacggaacccttgTTCCGCAGCACGGTTGTTCTTAGCCGTATCATTTCAGTGGGTTTATTTCATTTCGGTGCACATTTAAATCATTTCGGTGGGTAATTTTCATTTCGGTGGgcttttattatcatttcgaTGGATACTTATCATTTCAGTGGACACTTAAAAATTCAACCTTAAATATATCTGCAAGTTTCGATGATATTTGATGACCATTCACgcatatgttataaaatagcttaaagttttatttattatcaaaaaattgtagaatagcattgaaataaaaaatctcaccgaaatgacaaaaaaaaatcacttgttGAAATCCACCCAGAAGATGCTGTTGGTTttcttagtaaataaatatttccccTTGGCACGTTCCCTGATGccgcatacttctttcgtttcatccacatttaccCACTCTTTtgatgcaagctcgtcggttcaCGAGTacttttgacatgatctttcGGTCATTCACTGGCTGTTAAAGTGTCTTTATCgggtattatttaattacctatCAAGCACCTCTCATCTTCAAGAAATTTTGCTTTTGTTCGTAACGACTAAAGTCAGGGcccaattttaattaaataagaacAGAAATGAACTAGGTATTTCACctacagaattttttttcgcGAGCGAATTCCTGAACAATTTTGTAATTGAAAAACAATCATATTACTATGATATCCTACAACTAGTAAAGTAGAAATGAAGCTCAGTTGGTTTCGGTTAACAAATTTTCaagcaaaaatacaaataattaaattgttgtATGTTGTGCAGGTAATGACGTCAGAGAACAACGAGCTCCGCAAATGTGTTTTTACAAAAGAACAGGAGATAAAGGAGCTGAATAAAACGGTCGGCGAACTCAACCAACGCATACGTGACATCATATCCGGCTCAGGGCCAGCCATCTCATCGAAGTCCGCTGGCGTTATCAGCGCAAAAATAACGGACCTTTGCAAACAAAATCGCCATTTAGTAGCAGAACTTGAAGGGCATAAAACAAGGAATGCTAATCTTGAACGAAAGATAATGCAATTAGAAATAAGTAAGGAACAAGAAAAACTAGACATCTGCATGTGCAAAGATGCGCAGGACGCAAGTCCTGATGAACTGAAGgaacttaataataaacttacaatagtaaataaaaagttatatgatagcaaaaatagaaatttgGAATTGAAAAACGATATTCTGATTGCTACTAAGATTCTTCAACAAGAATTAGGAGATAAATTTACAAGTATCAAAGAGTTGCAGAACGATTTGGCTGGATGGAAAGGGAGAGCGCAGCAAATAGTACTGCTCCAATCAAGGATTAGTGAATTGGAAGAAAAGCTTAATGGGAAGCACAAAGATTTGATTGACGCGAAGAGAAAGGACCAAGCTCAGGTAAATACCTACTGACTAATTGCTAACTACAATGCAGAAACCCTAGGATAGTTTTTTTCCATAAGCAATAGATCATCACATTTCTTCGAATTCGTCCTTCACCTTTTGCTGAGGTTTTGTGTTGTATTGCGAGAGGTCTGCGCTGCGAGAGGTTATTGTGACCAAGTTGTGGTCTACTTTTACACCTACAACACAGGTACCACCGAAGTAATGAGCCCATGATCttatcttttctttaaataCTGCAGAAGTAAAGCGGATtggtaaacttgggattcttctttaaggcgataggctaggtacctgtcactattggaatctcaattcgtcATGCCATGGCTtaatccatcattaagccatcgcAAACAGCAAAACGTGAAACgtgataaagacatgattgtTGTCTctctgtaaatttttattttctcaggTAATAAGAGAAATAGAagcaaaaagaaagaaagatgtTGAAATGGCTATGAAAGATTTCGAGGCCGTTAAAGAAGAGAATCaagatttaaagaaaaaattggATGGTGCCAAGTGCAGGATCAGAAATCTGGAGTGTGATGTCACGACTATGAGGCAGAAAATGCAGACATTTGTTGAGAAGAGCAATCATGATGATTTACTGGTGAACGAGCAAAGGGTTAGtaattttcttgtttaatTTGAAGTTAAGCAAAACCGCATCAGTagtatatttcaatttcttaATTCCCTCCACAGaatcaaattaaaagtttagAGCTGTATTATCAAGAAATTCTCAAAGAAAATACGGCGAAAATGAACAAAATGCATAACGAAATTTCAGAATATCAAAAGCTTTTGAAAAATACAGACGCAAAAATAGACGCTCTGAGAAAACAAGCATCAGAAAAAACAACTAAAATAGAAGAGTTGAGAGCACAGCTGTTAAGATATGAAGAGTGTTCATTACAAAGTGTTTTCTTCACTCCAATGAAAACAGCAACtgacaatgaaataaaaaagttatctgAACTGgtaataacattaaataaccGGTTAGATGCGGAAAGACACAAATGGGAAGAACTTGAACAAACGCAGAGGAAAATTAAAGAGAAGAAGAGGAGGCTTGAAAGGAAAGTAATCAATCTTGAAGATGAAATTAAGACTTTGAAAGAAGCCAAAAGAGGCTCCAAGATGTCTAAAATATCACTCATGAAAGAACAACATGAATTTAGTCTGGGTACATCTATAACTAAGAAACATTCGTCTATTACAGCTGTAGTAGATAGACCAAGCGAGAGTTCTTCTGAATCCCAACCTCCAGAAGGCTATGACTCTTTAGATAAAGaagatttaaaatacaagTTGGAGCTTTGTGAAGAGAAATTGAAAATCATGGAAGATAAACTCAAAATGATTGAGGAAGAAAAGAGAGATGATTATAATCATTTGACTGATATGATTCAATCGTCGAAACAGCTTTTCAATGAAGCACTAGCGGTACTTCAAAAAGAGAAATGTTTGTGTTCATAGTCATTtacgtattttaataaattatattttattttgatgattgttttattttattatttagtctttttcaacattttcaGTAAATTAAATCAGTTTCCAACttcctaatttaaaaacatagtaTTTATGATACttgtatcataataataaatggaaTCTTTTTCAGAACATAAGTACCAAGAAGAATAAAACAACGCTTTGTAAAAGGTTTTTGTTGGCAACTCAAACTCTTAATTTCTTAAGCAGGCAACCCTAGCAGCCGCCATTTGTCATTTTTTGGCATGCGCGTTCGGGGATGCTACGAAAATCGTGCTCGTGAGTGTTTTTAACGAAAAGTGATTTCAGAACTTTGTTTGTGAATCGTGGGAATTTGTGTTGCTCTGTGAAATACCAGTGCCTATACTTAAAATAGTTATTAGTGTGTAGTAACCGTTCAACATGAATAAAACTTGCGCGAGGTGTGAGAAAACAGTTTATCCGACAGAGGAGCTGAAATGTTTGGACAAGGTAAGTAATTTTCTCTTGCATTCCATAGTAAACTAGTTTAATTTCCTGTAAATTGATTCTGATCACACagaaagatataaaatgttaACTTTCTTTTAGACTCTGTTGCTTCGACAACAAAGGCCTGTTCTAAATTCGAATGGTGTTAACTTTTTTAGCGACTGTGTAACAGTAGGCCGGTACTTACATCAATTCGTCGAGCCGAGGAATGACtcattaaattacataaattgcCTCTGATATCACTGGTATAACGCCATATCTTTATACCATCGACCTTTTACCCAATTAGACTTTTCTTTAGCAATGCGACCTTGTCACATTTTACATTGATTGTATTCAAATACAAATGATGCTGTTTACAGTAAATACCTTAACTACACAAATTTTCGCTAAAATAACAATGAGGTGCGTGATCGATTGACCTTACAACCTGCCTGATAAAAAactcataatttttttgttaggtaatgttctcattatttttacctatAATTTGGCTGTTTACTAAACCTTATCTTAGCATGAGATAAGTTATCagtgataaaaaagaaattaaagtcTTGTGTAGCAGATTTTTATCAGTAGACATTGAATGGCTATGTTGTTAACTGACTTAATAAAGTCCAGACTACAaaatgattttgatttaaaaaaaaatactgaaccaTTTCATTTGCAGTTTTCTTAATTGTATTCCAAATATCTTCCAGAAGGTAAACATTGGGTGTTTATATGACAATTAGATGAAGTTCTTGGTTCTGCAAATCTAAAAACCTACAaatttgatatacatatagagTTTTAGTTCCCTTGCCTAATAAATTTCCATTGGGTAAACTTAGGTAAACTCCATTTCCATTATCAGATCACTAAaaactctttaaaaaaaattagatattttttttctgtgtcAAGTGGAAAGGTGTAATAAacgcgtgattgtatgtatgcattttattgtattattacaTTCTTGTTTACTTTTTGCTATTCATTTTGGATGAAGTCAccatattttctctgtctgtatctaTGTGCTAATCTCAAAAAGTTGtagacggattttgatgctgtttgaaatgttggaaaagaGGGGTGTGAAGCAGGGACAGGAAGCTATTGGtcaaatgaaattataaaaaagtgaagaaatttttgtttgattgGATACCAGTCTATGATAAGAATAAGTATAGTTGATTGAAGAAAATTTGAATCAGAAgaaatgttacatttttttggtCCACACCCATCCTCATGTCATGAgtcaaacatttcaaaagtCATTCATAACAAATTGTCCAAAATTGAATGTCCTTGAACAAGTGAGTTCGATCTGGTTTTCCCCAGCggcaaaaaaacaatataaggAAACctgtttttcaaataataacaattttagcATTGgcatgaattaaaaattacagcCACCAAATTGCCTTGtggaaccaatagaaaaaaggatgGGAcgactccatgtctttcccatagatatcgtaaaaggcgactaacggataggcttatatactttggattctccttttaggagatgggctggcaacctgtcactatttgaatctcaattctatcttaaagccatttagctgaatgtggccaataaatctttcttttcaagactgttgcctctgtctatcccgcaag
Proteins encoded in this window:
- the LOC106132228 gene encoding putative leucine-rich repeat-containing protein DDB_G0290503 isoform X2; the encoded protein is MTSENNELRKCVFTKEQEIKELNKTVGELNQRIRDIISGSGPAISSKSAGVISAKITDLCKQNRHLVAELEGHKTRNANLERKIMQLEISKEQEKLDICMCKDAQDASPDELKELNNKLTIVNKKLYDSKNRNLELKNDILIATKILQQELGDKFTSIKELQNDLAGWKGRAQQIVLLQSRISELEEKLNGKHKDLIDAKRKDQAQVIREIEAKRKKDVEMAMKDFEAVKEENQDLKKKLDGAKCRIRNLECDVTTMRQKMQTFVEKSNHDDLLVNEQRNQIKSLELYYQEILKENTAKMNKMHNEISEYQKLLKNTDAKIDALRKQASEKTTKIEELRAQLLRYEECSLQSVFFTPMKTATDNEIKKLSELVITLNNRLDAERHKWEELEQTQRKIKEKKRRLERKVINLEDEIKTLKEAKRGSKMSKISLMKEQHEFSLGTSITKKHSSITAVVDRPSESSSESQPPEGYDSLDKEDLKYKLELCEEKLKIMEDKLKMIEEEKRDDYNHLTDMIQSSKQLFNEALAVLQKEKCLCS
- the LOC106132228 gene encoding uncharacterized protein LOC106132228 isoform X1, encoding MPRPRTQTREERLEKRRLYERRRKERIKSNAETREEFLKKDRERYARKKAAGLIVSRHQMNKTKLRNLRRRNNISAAAYYQRKKKRATTAPTATRANSLVGTVQDHPEQSSTNQIGEDINNPGLSTSCQDSPSSTARPARCNTLRHSLRLNSRSSISTNIQPQHTATTTSRPIYTSSPRQTPLSRHRNFVDNNNPGPSTSRQDYPSSSLRPTRCSMIRRCLRMNSDSSVSSDVQHHIYDNVVTTTPCVLPSSAQRIPSPSNLSSIESTLCPNSPVSESSITSVELRRALKDKFRIYQRTKNKLITELQNKLLQVSREKEMLKKRCNRLQSSYINLKKNTQKVEKKTEVVIKSDKKKKQYLTRVVTFLEDDENSTICPGKNDTISRHGLKKQKRLMTDTLKNLHLKYLKSGEPPISYSTFSRLKPFWIIQPNVNARNTCLCEKHENMKLLIESMKRNRLIKENTISDVLNSLCCSKDNIDCLQRTCSNCKSRLIDYQEFDNGVHVTYWNWEKNKSTYTKNSVEKSAIKVEKVRHWVKPLDLIKKFENSLKAFLQHCLNNKNQNQAFKTLKENMTTEDCIIQIDFSENYTTKYGSEIQSLHFGGSRKQFTLHTAVIYFKLNNETCKTQSFCTVSTSLRHDAAAVWAHLVPILREIEITAPLVRNLYIISDSPSAQYRNKKILYIISQLSSYCPMLTHIVWNYCECGHGKSAADGVGGVLKRTLDKQVAYQHDITNIEVLVQNLKSFVQGVKIEVVEDYQITEKDWLLPKDLKTFAGTMKVHQVVWSKESGNRLALRHLSCVERECLNKIVMCPHGKHLGFHDLTETQLPTFVNTTNMAQLRPIQLTEKLVLRPKPSKEKKHPKKRSSIITELSIHSIQNIDISVLKPSTSKSPVGMNNQKEETGQESSMIPKSLLEKYENFIEFNTPSCSFFDNPDTALLEKYEQSNSDSEQEIKTKVKRRPVKRLSSSSSTSDLNIFD